The region ATGTACCGGGTAGGCCGTCTCGATATGCCTTTTGGTCCGAAGAACGTGTGGCTCCCTGGCGCCGAGCAGGAAGACGCGCAGTGGCCTGTCGATATCCTGGAGAATACGGGGAATGAGATCCGTCCCGTTGAGGTTCTCCGGAAATCTCTTGCCCTCCAGGAACCGACCGGCGAGATTGACACCGACGCCGTCATTCAACAGCGTCATCTGCTTCAGCATCGCTGCGTAGTCCGGATTGTCCAGCGCTGTCAGAATCGTGTGTGCGTTACAGATCGCAATGTCCAGCGGCTGCCGCCCTTCGACCGAGGAGCGGACGAGGCCGGTCACTTCCTCACTCCGAAGCCGGGCGATCATGAAGGGGCCGATATCCGCCGTATCGATCCGGCTAGACAATTTCGGTTCCATATTGTTCATATCAAATGAGCTTCCAGCTGCGTCGTCGAACCGGCATTGTTCATGCATTTCTGGAAATAAGCTCTAACAAGCTAAACATTAAAACACTTTCATTCAAAAACAGGTTTAGAACTGGTTAATCTCGCCATGAAGCGCTGTTTTTTCATTCATCGACGGGACAAGCGCCGCTTTTCTTGACAGATAGTCGGTCGGCCGCTCAATGGCGCCATTTGCGATGCGTTAATCATGTTTGTTTACTGATGAGTTCGTGCGCAACAGCGCTCGCGCCGAACAATATTGAAGACAGAAGCATGATTGATATTCTGGATATTCCATCAATTTTACGGCGGCATGTCGGCTGGCTGCTGGTGGTTCCTGTCGTTTTCACGGTTCTGGCGCTGGTGTTTCTCGTTTTGAAGACGCCCGTTTACCGGACGAGCGCGGAACTTATTGTCCAGCCGGACAGTGTGCAGGTTCTGGCCAACGAACCGACGGGCTCCGGCACAAATCAAACGTTGCAGGGGATGGAGCTCGACAGCCAGGCCTATGTCATCAATTCAGCACCGGTTCTGAACGAGGTCGCCAACAGACTTGATCTGGATGAAGCCCCCGGCTTTTTCCAACAAGGGTTGTTGGCGAAGCTTTTCGGAAACCTGTCCGGCGCCAAACGGTCCTCCAGCGAAATACGTGAGGCGACGCTCCAGACATTGCGCGAAATCATTCAGGTTTTCCGCCTCGACCGGTCCATGGTGTTCATGATCCGGGTCAGCCATCCCGATCCGCAACTTGCGGCGGCGATCGCCAACGAGACGGCAAACGCATATATCGACCAGGTGCGAAACAGCCGTGCCGAAACACTGATGAG is a window of Roseibium salinum DNA encoding:
- a CDS encoding WecB/TagA/CpsF family glycosyltransferase encodes the protein MNNMEPKLSSRIDTADIGPFMIARLRSEEVTGLVRSSVEGRQPLDIAICNAHTILTALDNPDYAAMLKQMTLLNDGVGVNLAGRFLEGKRFPENLNGTDLIPRILQDIDRPLRVFLLGAREPHVLRTKRHIETAYPVHEVVGYRNGYFGPQEISRICADINHTRPDLLLVAMGNPHQEAFIVQNRAKLDVPVAIGVGALFDFMSGSVVRAPRIMQAMGLEWLFRLLQEPRRLYQRYVIGIPRFFLALLKLKFHRSSARARAS